In Mycolicibacterium alvei, a single window of DNA contains:
- a CDS encoding cytochrome P450: MSAPTMDDAAKVLADPTAYADDARLHTALTHLRANNPVAWVDSRPYRPFWAITKHADIMAVERDNELFISEPRPLLATAAADDLAKQQLEAGMGLRTLIHMDDPHHRKVRAIGADWFRPKAMRALKVRVDELAKRYVDKMRDIGPECDFVTAIAVDFPLYVIMSLLGLPEEDFGRMHMLTQEMFGGDDDEYKRDGGSLEDQLAVLMDFFAYFSALTAARRANPTEDLASAIANGTIDGEPLSDVDTASYYVIVASAGHDTTKDAISGGLLALIENPDQLARLRAQPELMGTAVEEMIRWTTPVKEFMRTATADTTVRGVPIAKGESVYLAYVSGNRDEEVFDNPHRFDVGRDPNKHLAFGYGVHFCLGAALARMEMSSLFTELLSRLDSIELAGTPELSATTFVGGLKHLPIRYSLR; the protein is encoded by the coding sequence ATGAGCGCGCCGACGATGGATGACGCCGCGAAGGTGCTCGCCGATCCGACGGCTTACGCCGACGATGCACGCCTGCACACCGCGCTGACCCATTTGCGCGCCAACAATCCGGTGGCCTGGGTGGACAGCCGCCCCTACCGACCGTTCTGGGCGATCACCAAGCACGCCGACATCATGGCCGTCGAGCGGGACAACGAGCTCTTCATCAGCGAGCCCCGGCCACTCCTGGCCACCGCCGCGGCCGACGATCTGGCCAAACAACAGCTCGAGGCCGGCATGGGCCTGCGCACCCTGATCCACATGGACGACCCACACCACCGCAAGGTGCGGGCCATCGGTGCAGATTGGTTCCGCCCCAAGGCGATGCGTGCGCTCAAGGTTCGCGTCGACGAGCTCGCCAAGCGCTATGTCGACAAGATGCGCGACATCGGGCCCGAATGCGATTTCGTCACCGCCATCGCCGTGGACTTCCCGCTGTACGTGATCATGTCGTTGCTCGGGCTCCCCGAAGAGGACTTCGGCCGCATGCACATGCTGACCCAGGAGATGTTCGGCGGCGACGACGACGAGTACAAGCGTGACGGCGGATCCCTGGAGGACCAGCTCGCCGTTTTGATGGACTTCTTCGCCTACTTCTCGGCGCTCACCGCGGCGCGCCGAGCCAACCCGACCGAGGATCTGGCGTCGGCCATCGCGAACGGCACGATCGACGGGGAACCGCTGTCCGACGTCGATACCGCGTCGTATTACGTGATCGTCGCCAGCGCCGGCCACGACACCACCAAGGATGCGATCTCCGGTGGATTGCTGGCGCTCATCGAAAACCCGGACCAGCTCGCCAGGCTGCGGGCGCAGCCCGAACTGATGGGCACCGCCGTCGAAGAGATGATCCGGTGGACCACCCCGGTCAAGGAGTTCATGCGCACCGCCACCGCCGACACCACCGTGCGCGGCGTACCGATCGCCAAGGGCGAGTCCGTCTATCTGGCCTACGTTTCGGGCAACCGCGACGAGGAGGTCTTCGACAACCCGCACCGCTTCGACGTCGGGCGGGACCCGAACAAGCACCTGGCATTCGGATACGGCGTGCACTTCTGTCTGGGAGCAGCACTGGCCAGGATGGAGATGAGCAGCTTGTTCACCGAGCTGCTGAGCCGACTGGACTCCATCGAATTGGCCGGAACCCCAGAGCTTTCCGCGACCACCTTCGTCGGTGGACTCAAGCACCTGCCGATTCGTTACTCGCTGCGCTGA